A stretch of Halocalculus aciditolerans DNA encodes these proteins:
- a CDS encoding TrkA C-terminal domain-containing protein, which yields MVAVLGIDVVDIARIVGLSVLAGLTAAVVAFVYRVYFRDRVATGITVLAAISSVALYLNTKTAFAQVMQGQTDLLEFGAVVFNVTAFAAAVAVSPAGQRVGDRAAMGTSAFLGAREIEGDVGQIVQAVGRVVAVEVPDTIHDIDSYDPVTDEVKAEVAGKTFLFPRRLTVEDLRGRVANRLKDDYDIGYVDVDLAADGTVEYIALGRRASGLGPTLGPGTAAAAVTADPPNAASPGDLVQVWTREEPHERVATGEIRGVAGDTVTLALDDQDAAKIAGNDYRLVTLPGEQAAERQFVSVLRAADETMAAVDIAENAALAGKTVADVETTVAAIRPVSGTITPIPRRNRALAAGDTLYVLGRPDAIRRVETAASKPDATAGKATDDA from the coding sequence ATGGTCGCCGTCCTCGGCATCGACGTCGTCGACATCGCGCGCATCGTCGGGCTGAGCGTGCTCGCCGGGCTCACGGCGGCGGTCGTCGCGTTCGTCTACCGCGTCTACTTCCGCGACCGCGTCGCCACCGGAATCACGGTGCTCGCCGCGATCTCCAGCGTCGCGCTCTACCTCAACACGAAGACGGCGTTCGCGCAGGTGATGCAGGGGCAGACGGACCTGCTGGAGTTCGGCGCGGTCGTGTTCAACGTCACGGCGTTCGCCGCCGCCGTCGCGGTCAGCCCGGCGGGGCAGCGTGTCGGCGACCGCGCCGCGATGGGGACGTCGGCGTTCCTCGGCGCGCGCGAAATCGAGGGCGACGTCGGCCAGATCGTGCAGGCGGTCGGCCGCGTGGTCGCCGTCGAGGTTCCCGACACCATCCACGACATCGACAGCTACGACCCCGTCACGGACGAGGTGAAGGCGGAGGTCGCGGGGAAGACCTTCCTCTTCCCGCGCCGGCTGACGGTCGAAGACCTCCGGGGTCGCGTGGCGAACCGATTGAAGGACGACTACGACATCGGGTACGTCGACGTCGACCTCGCGGCGGACGGCACGGTCGAGTACATCGCGCTCGGGCGGCGGGCGTCCGGGCTCGGCCCGACGCTCGGCCCCGGAACCGCCGCGGCGGCCGTCACGGCGGACCCGCCGAACGCGGCGAGCCCCGGCGACCTCGTGCAGGTCTGGACGCGCGAGGAGCCCCACGAGCGCGTCGCGACCGGCGAGATACGCGGCGTCGCCGGCGACACCGTGACGCTCGCGCTCGACGACCAGGACGCCGCGAAAATCGCGGGGAACGACTACCGCCTCGTCACCCTGCCGGGCGAGCAGGCGGCGGAGCGCCAGTTCGTCTCCGTGCTCCGCGCCGCCGACGAGACCATGGCCGCCGTCGACATCGCGGAGAACGCCGCGCTCGCCGGGAAGACCGTCGCGGACGTCGAGACGACCGTCGCCGCGATTCGCCCCGTGAGCGGGACGATCACGCCGATTCCGCGGCGGAACCGCGCGCTCGCCGCCGGCGACACCCTCTACGTCCTCGGCCGTCCCGACGCCATCCGCCGCGTCGAAACCGCCGCGTCGAAACCCGACGCGACCGCCGGGAAGGCCACCGACGACGCCTGA
- a CDS encoding potassium channel family protein — translation MAIEFPGIQLLQGVYLGLLAGIIPALVAFGFGFGFKYVTGLSIPGFGVVVLALAIAGVNGGLLAYNDPTLLTQPNAAMLLTAVTVVLMLSFYAHGQGDKLGGTLPKHLSLRGLRDRRFSGDVVEFVGGLREVRVSIVGNVGDMEGYPQMSEDVRSRIREAEWTFPADLPLTEVERRFEDRLRSDFDLADAHVTIDERARATVVAAPPMSGVSRRVPRDRRAVSINALVPTGVARGDEVTVLLDEPISGTVVSAKSGGKAEKPEKGEGENANPGAVTDGGTEAKTPPPTAPTTTGGRGRVTVAVARADADRLLAAVDAPVVVRSRGTRREFELVSLLRRSGQRIRRLTLAADGPLADTTIGEVNVHDTYGVAVLAVRHDGSWVVAPRGSAALAAGDDVFVAGSRDALNAFEEAVA, via the coding sequence ATGGCGATCGAATTTCCGGGCATCCAGCTCCTGCAGGGTGTCTATCTCGGCCTGCTGGCGGGCATCATTCCCGCGCTCGTCGCGTTCGGGTTCGGGTTCGGGTTCAAGTACGTCACCGGCCTGTCGATTCCCGGGTTCGGTGTGGTCGTTCTGGCGCTCGCCATCGCGGGCGTGAACGGCGGGCTGTTGGCGTACAACGACCCGACGCTCCTCACGCAGCCGAACGCCGCGATGCTTCTCACCGCGGTGACGGTCGTGTTGATGCTCTCCTTCTACGCGCACGGGCAGGGCGACAAGCTCGGGGGGACGCTCCCGAAACACCTGAGTTTGCGGGGGCTCCGCGACCGCCGGTTCTCGGGCGACGTCGTCGAGTTCGTCGGCGGCCTCCGCGAGGTCCGCGTGTCCATCGTCGGGAACGTCGGCGACATGGAGGGCTACCCGCAGATGAGCGAGGACGTCCGGTCGCGGATTCGGGAGGCCGAGTGGACGTTCCCGGCTGACCTCCCGCTGACGGAGGTGGAGCGGCGGTTCGAGGACCGCTTGCGGTCGGATTTCGACCTCGCCGACGCGCACGTCACCATCGACGAGCGGGCGCGGGCGACCGTCGTCGCCGCCCCGCCGATGTCGGGCGTGTCGCGTCGCGTCCCCCGCGACCGGCGCGCGGTCTCCATCAACGCGCTCGTCCCGACGGGAGTGGCGCGCGGCGACGAAGTCACCGTCCTCCTCGACGAGCCGATTTCGGGGACGGTCGTGTCCGCGAAGAGCGGGGGGAAGGCGGAGAAACCCGAGAAGGGCGAAGGCGAGAACGCGAATCCGGGGGCGGTGACGGACGGCGGGACGGAGGCGAAGACGCCACCGCCGACCGCGCCGACGACGACGGGCGGCCGGGGGCGCGTCACGGTCGCCGTGGCGCGCGCTGACGCGGACCGCCTGCTCGCCGCGGTCGACGCGCCGGTCGTCGTGCGGTCGCGGGGGACCCGGCGTGAGTTCGAGCTCGTCTCCCTCCTCCGGCGGTCCGGGCAGCGCATCCGCCGGCTCACGCTCGCCGCGGACGGCCCGCTCGCCGACACGACCATCGGCGAGGTGAACGTGCACGACACCTACGGGGTCGCCGTGCTCGCCGTCCGCCACGACGGGTCGTGGGTCGTCGCGCCGCGCGGGAGCGCCGCGCTCGCCGCCGGGGACGACGTCTTCGTCGCCGGGAGTCGCGACGCGCTGAACGCGTTCGAGGAGGCGGTCGCCTGA